The DNA sequence CTTCAAGAGGACTGACACCAGTGGTTTAGTCTTTCCAAATCCTACGAAGTGATAAGAAATAGTCTTTGATCCCTTCAGGGCCTCTGCTGCAGACTTCAGGGGGAGGACTCTCCAGTGGATTCCCCTCAAAATTGCATGAGCAGTAGTTGTATCCCCAGTCCAGGTTCACCAGCTCTCCAAAGGCTGCTGGAAGGGACTGTAGATGGTTGTTTCCTAACCAAAGTGTGTGCAGATTCCTTAGAAGGCAGACATCCTCAGGAAGGCTCTCCAGTGAGTTAAATAGCAATAGCAACGTTTCCAGTTTCTCCAGATGCCGAATGCTGGAGGGGATGGTATCTATTTTGTTGTCACTCACATCCAGAAAAGTGAGGCTTCTCAGCTGGCAGAGCGGTGCAGGTAACTCAGTGAGGCTGTTGTTGGCAAGGTGGAGGCTCTGCAGCCTTTGGAGTGCCCCCATCTCTGCAGGCAGCGAGCTCAGGCTGTTGTTGCTCAGAGTGAGCCTCTCCAAGCGGCTCAAAGTGCCAATTTCAGCAGGGATTTTGTTCAAGTTGTTGGAGTCCACATAGAGGCAGGTGAGGTTCCTCAGACGGCCGAtctcctggggaagcagctcCATCCTGTACCTCAGGCAGCTCTCTCGTTCTGGGCTCATctccagcacctgcagctgctccaacCCAAAGACCTGTATGGGAACTGACAGCAGCTCTCTTCCGGAGATCTTGAGTTTCTTCTTCCCTTCATATTTTGGATCATGCTCTGTAAGGTACCTCCAGAGTGGATCAGGACCTGGACAGGCACATCTGGGAGAGGTGACTGCATCCATATCCCACCAGaacagtggctggttgaacGGAGACTGTCAGTCACAATTACTTACATGCTCCACAGGCAGCCTCTGAGGTTTCTGGTGGATCATGGTTCTCTGTCAGCTTTGTGCTCCGCTGGGCATGTTACCAACACACAGAGTGTTTGAGTTGCTCAGATACATCCCACTGAGTAA is a window from the Passer domesticus isolate bPasDom1 chromosome 1, bPasDom1.hap1, whole genome shotgun sequence genome containing:
- the LOC135281949 gene encoding leucine-rich repeat-containing protein 30-like, yielding MDAVTSPRCACPGPDPLWRYLTEHDPKYEGKKKLKISGRELLSVPIQVFGLEQLQVLEMSPERESCLRYRMELLPQEIGRLRNLTCLYVDSNNLNKIPAEIGTLSRLERLTLSNNSLSSLPAEMGALQRLQSLHLANNSLTELPAPLCQLRSLTFLDVSDNKIDTIPSSIRHLEKLETLLLLFNSLESLPEDVCLLRNLHTLWLGNNHLQSLPAAFGELVNLDWGYNYCSCNFEGNPLESPPPEVCSRGPEGIKDYFLSLRRIWKD